CTTGATTCAATAGATAGAAGTTCATGGATAGGTCTTAGAGATTATGCACTTATAATCTATTTATACGCAACTGGTACAAGAATAAGCGAGTGTTTATCTTTAAAATCAGATGATATAGATGGTGAGTGGCTTCGTATTCGACATGCCAAGGGTGAAAAAGAGAGAATAGTTCCCATCGCAAAAGTAGCAGTTGATGCAGTTAAAAGATACTTGAGTGAGTTTAAATATGAAAATGAATTTATTTGGTGTAACTACAAGGGTGAAAGTCTAAGTAGAATCTCTGCATATAAAATAACACAAAAGTATCTAGGAGTATCTCCACATGTACTTCGTCACTCCTACGCTACAGCACTAATAACCGGAGGTGCTGATTTAAGAGTTGTGCAAGAACTTTTAGGCCACTCTTCCCTTTTAACTACGCAGATATATACACATATTCAAAAGCAAAATCTAAAAGATACTGTCGATGTTTGTCACCCGATGGCAAAGGAAAATATATGAACAAGGTTAATAATAGCTTATTTTCAATACCATTTTTAAAATCTCTTTTTTTTACCCAAAACAAGTGGCATCAACACGGGGTTTTAGCTCATACACTTCGTGTAACATATAATATTTTAAAGGCTGGAGAGTGGAAGTTTTTTATGGCAGGAATACTGCACGACATTGGGAAGCCATTTACGGCGTATAAAAAAGATAAAGAGGATGTTGAGTATAATGAGTACAGTTTTACAGACCATGAAGAGAGAAGTTATCAAATAATAAAGAATTGGCCTTTTATAAGTAAATATACAAAAGATATAGTGAGATACCACTATTTGATACGTGATATTAAAAAAAGTGAAAAAGAGGATTTGCCAAGATTTTATGAAAAAAAAGAGATATGGGAAACGCTTGACGAGACAATAAAAGCAGATTTAGATAGATTTATGCTTTATGATGATTTGGGAAAAGGGGATAAAAAAAGATGAAATGTTTGATTTTCCAAATAATTAGGAGTTTATAGAGATGATGAGAAAAATGATACCATATTCAGCAGTAATAGTGTTAGTTTTAATAATTGTTACACTTTTTTTATCGCTTGCCTCAACAAAAAAGATGGTAGTCATAATTGAAGGGAATACAAATCAAATACCAATTGAGATGAAGATAGGTGTTTTTCAAGATAGTGACTGCGGAATGGTTATCAATGATTTAAGAGATGCATCACAAGTGATATCTAAAAACGCAAAAAGTTGGTTTTTCCATGACCACGGCGGAATGATAAAATGGCTTGAAGATAAAGAGTTCAAATCTGATGCAAAGATTTGGGTTATGAGTAGAGATACTAAAAAATGGATAGATGCAAGAACTGCTTATTATTCACTTATAGATGATACACCTATGGGTTACGGATTTGGTGCTTATGAGTTTAAAAAAGATTTACATGTAGATTTTGATACAATGCGTTTAAGAATGCTAAGAGGGGAGACTCTTAAAAATCCGCGTATAAAAAAACAGCTATTAGGGAACTAAATACTTAATATGGAAACAGTAAATATTATATCTATTATTAGTATCGCTTTTTTAGGCTCTTTTGGTCACTGTATTGGTATGTGTGGCGGGATTGTTTTGGCTTATTCAGCAATAAAAATACAACCTCAGAGTTCAAAAATTTCCAAAACTAAAGCCCAT
The sequence above is drawn from the Candidatus Sulfurimonas baltica genome and encodes:
- a CDS encoding tyrosine-type recombinase/integrase translates to MSNELEAFVEYISVTRALSKRSIEAYRGDLNTLEETLGRALITLDSKTLFSALSIYKNKRTLNRKLSSVNAFFEFCYKSQFKDEKTKLKLSKIPKLLPKFLSYKEIQNSLDSIDRSSWIGLRDYALIIYLYATGTRISECLSLKSDDIDGEWLRIRHAKGEKERIVPIAKVAVDAVKRYLSEFKYENEFIWCNYKGESLSRISAYKITQKYLGVSPHVLRHSYATALITGGADLRVVQELLGHSSLLTTQIYTHIQKQNLKDTVDVCHPMAKENI
- a CDS encoding nitrous oxide reductase accessory protein NosL is translated as MMRKMIPYSAVIVLVLIIVTLFLSLASTKKMVVIIEGNTNQIPIEMKIGVFQDSDCGMVINDLRDASQVISKNAKSWFFHDHGGMIKWLEDKEFKSDAKIWVMSRDTKKWIDARTAYYSLIDDTPMGYGFGAYEFKKDLHVDFDTMRLRMLRGETLKNPRIKKQLLGN
- a CDS encoding HD domain-containing protein, which codes for MNKVNNSLFSIPFLKSLFFTQNKWHQHGVLAHTLRVTYNILKAGEWKFFMAGILHDIGKPFTAYKKDKEDVEYNEYSFTDHEERSYQIIKNWPFISKYTKDIVRYHYLIRDIKKSEKEDLPRFYEKKEIWETLDETIKADLDRFMLYDDLGKGDKKR